One Bacteroidota bacterium DNA segment encodes these proteins:
- a CDS encoding LysM peptidoglycan-binding domain-containing protein, whose protein sequence is MTAEKNIFFTTRSLLTVMLVMLVNFSFAQKNKDGGIKKSTKTEIIDGKKYYLHTVEKGQTLYAIAKTYDLTVNDVLVENPDALNGIKPGQVLRIPAQKQVVNTTKPPAADTGFFIHKVEAGQTLYSIALKYNISQDEILKLNPDAKNGLRIGEELKIPSKSGNSVAISNVVNSNVGSDTSFTLKKKDAYQVAMMLPFQGWNADNLDVDAITNGQKDFPPKALAAVQFYEGALLALDSMKKTGMIIDLHVYDVDDADSEKVKTILGRSEFSGMDLIIGPLSPASFFPVSQWAKEHHVAIVSPVSPANRVIFHQPEAIKTLPSISTQMEQLAVYIAANNKTDNIILFNSGIPKEAAAGNAFYSMANKLLFPDEKDSVRIAKGFAALQGMMKKDKMNVIVITSNNQAYVTDLVRLINGLADDYPIMLFGTSTWMTFDNMDPEYLEKLQFHYAAPYFVDYDSNMVVKKFIASYESCFHSDPAPYAYAGYDVTLFFLHSLYTYGTDFYAKAPELKGSGIQQDFSFYRSDPESGYENKGVRIVKVSEYRLHRIQ, encoded by the coding sequence ATGACCGCTGAAAAAAATATTTTTTTTACTACACGCAGTTTACTCACTGTGATGCTGGTGATGCTGGTGAATTTTTCATTCGCGCAGAAGAATAAAGATGGCGGAATAAAAAAATCAACAAAGACAGAGATCATTGATGGAAAAAAATATTACCTGCATACGGTTGAGAAAGGCCAGACGCTTTATGCCATTGCAAAAACCTATGATCTTACTGTGAATGATGTGCTCGTTGAAAATCCGGATGCGCTCAATGGAATAAAACCCGGGCAGGTATTGCGCATTCCCGCGCAGAAACAGGTGGTGAATACAACAAAACCTCCGGCAGCGGATACCGGATTTTTCATTCACAAAGTGGAAGCCGGACAAACGTTATACAGCATTGCGTTGAAGTATAATATTTCCCAGGATGAAATTCTGAAACTGAATCCCGACGCGAAGAATGGATTGAGAATTGGTGAAGAATTAAAGATCCCTTCTAAAAGCGGAAATTCGGTTGCAATTAGCAATGTGGTTAATAGCAATGTTGGTTCTGATACTTCTTTCACGCTGAAGAAAAAAGATGCATACCAGGTGGCGATGATGTTGCCTTTTCAGGGATGGAATGCAGATAATCTCGATGTAGATGCAATTACCAATGGGCAAAAAGATTTTCCTCCCAAAGCGCTTGCAGCCGTTCAGTTTTACGAAGGAGCTTTACTCGCGCTCGATTCCATGAAAAAAACCGGGATGATCATTGATCTGCATGTGTATGATGTGGACGATGCGGATTCTGAAAAAGTGAAAACGATTCTCGGCAGAAGTGAATTTTCCGGAATGGATCTCATAATTGGTCCGCTGAGCCCTGCATCTTTTTTCCCGGTTTCCCAATGGGCAAAAGAACATCATGTGGCCATCGTGTCACCGGTTTCTCCTGCTAATCGCGTGATCTTTCATCAGCCGGAAGCAATAAAAACACTTCCTAGTATTTCCACGCAAATGGAACAGTTGGCCGTTTATATTGCCGCGAATAATAAAACCGATAATATCATTCTCTTCAATTCCGGAATTCCTAAAGAAGCGGCTGCCGGAAATGCATTTTATTCCATGGCTAATAAATTGCTTTTTCCCGATGAGAAAGACAGTGTGCGTATAGCTAAAGGATTTGCAGCACTACAGGGAATGATGAAAAAAGATAAAATGAATGTTATTGTTATTACTTCTAACAACCAGGCATACGTTACTGATCTGGTTCGTCTCATCAATGGACTTGCCGATGATTATCCGATCATGCTCTTCGGTACAAGCACATGGATGACGTTTGACAATATGGATCCTGAATATCTTGAGAAATTACAGTTTCATTACGCGGCTCCGTATTTTGTTGATTACGATTCAAACATGGTGGTAAAAAAATTCATTGCCAGTTATGAAAGTTGTTTTCACTCTGATCCGGCTCCTTATGCTTATGCAGGATACGACGTCACTTTATTTTTTCTTCATTCGCTCTATACTTACGGAACTGATTTTTATGCGAAGGCACCCGAATTGAAAGGCAGCGGAATCCAGCAGGATTTTTCTTTCTATCGCAGTGATCCCGAAAGCGGTTATGAAAATAAAGGAGTCCGGATTGTGAAAGTGAGTGAATACCGTTTGCATCGCATTCAATGA
- a CDS encoding T9SS type A sorting domain-containing protein translates to MKKFLLAGALLISFSFYAQNLVLNPGFEDTLACPNSVSQLNYAANWITDVNTPDYYNTCDEPGQVGVPVSARGYQPARTGNAFAGEVNYYTSQVDYREMFHQQLSSPLVAGVVYNVGMYVIMNEDHAMWAVDGNLGIYISNTPINSLTPFAYTPQIANAPGNVLNDSLNWTAISGTYTAVGGEQYITIGSFIHDSQLTIINRGGSYPFTSYAIDDVWVIPDSLMLSVKNPLPEINVSVYPDPVADVLNVTMKNSPSSQLLLYNSLGEIMLQKKIQAGKNSIDVSAFANGIYFVNVSDGENSVNKMIVVQH, encoded by the coding sequence ATGAAAAAATTTTTACTCGCAGGCGCACTGTTGATCTCCTTCAGCTTTTATGCACAGAATCTCGTTCTCAATCCCGGTTTTGAAGACACACTCGCTTGTCCGAATTCAGTTAGCCAACTGAATTATGCAGCTAATTGGATCACCGACGTGAACACCCCCGATTATTATAACACGTGCGACGAGCCCGGGCAGGTGGGCGTTCCTGTGAGCGCACGCGGATACCAGCCCGCGCGAACGGGAAATGCATTTGCCGGTGAGGTGAATTATTACACTTCGCAGGTTGATTATCGCGAAATGTTTCATCAGCAACTTTCATCTCCGCTTGTCGCCGGTGTAGTTTACAATGTGGGAATGTATGTGATCATGAATGAAGATCATGCGATGTGGGCGGTGGATGGAAATCTCGGGATTTATATTTCAAATACTCCCATCAATTCGCTTACACCATTTGCCTACACTCCACAAATTGCGAATGCGCCGGGAAATGTGCTCAACGATTCGCTTAACTGGACCGCGATCTCCGGAACCTACACAGCTGTGGGTGGAGAACAATACATCACCATTGGAAGTTTCATTCACGACAGCCAGCTTACTATTATCAATCGCGGTGGAAGTTATCCTTTCACTTCTTATGCCATTGACGATGTGTGGGTGATTCCTGATTCGCTTATGCTTTCCGTAAAAAATCCTCTGCCGGAAATAAATGTGAGTGTTTATCCTGATCCGGTTGCGGACGTTCTGAATGTGACGATGAAAAATTCTCCGTCATCTCAACTCCTTCTTTACAATTCGCTCGGCGAGATCATGCTGCAGAAAAAAATACAGGCCGGTAAAAATTCCATTGATGTTTCAGCGTTTGCGAATGGAATTTATTTTGTGAACGTCAGTGACGGAGAAAATTCTGTGAATAAAATGATTGTGGTGCAACACTGA
- a CDS encoding response regulator, whose amino-acid sequence MHYKRILIVEDDVIIQMFVRRILTNMGLDVIGEVQSGPEVLNFLLTDQPDLILMDIGLKGPMDGIETAEEVNLIYRIPILFLTGNSDLATTERIRKTKPIGILSKPVGERELRAKLKSLSESKTD is encoded by the coding sequence GTGCATTACAAACGAATTCTCATTGTAGAAGACGACGTCATCATCCAGATGTTCGTTCGGAGAATTCTTACCAACATGGGATTGGATGTGATCGGTGAAGTGCAGTCGGGGCCGGAAGTTTTAAATTTTTTACTCACTGACCAACCCGATCTCATTCTGATGGACATCGGTTTGAAAGGGCCAATGGATGGAATTGAAACTGCGGAAGAAGTGAATCTCATTTATAGAATTCCCATTCTTTTTCTCACCGGGAATTCCGACCTCGCAACAACAGAACGCATCCGGAAAACAAAACCCATTGGCATTCTTTCAAAACCTGTTGGCGAAAGAGAATTGCGTGCAAAACTGAAAAGTCTGAGTGAAAGTAAAACGGATTAA
- a CDS encoding insulinase family protein, protein MIKFEKFTLVNGLRVIVHRDEATPLACINILYDVGARDEDESKTGFAHLFEHLMFGGSINISSYDEPLQRVGGDNNAFTTNDITNYYLTLPAENLETGFWLESDRMLSLAFSEKSLEVQRSVVIEEFKQRYLNQPYGDSWLLIRPLAYKVHPYKWATIGKEIKHIEDARMEDVKAFFKKHYCPSNAILVVAGNVTADEVKKLSEKWFAPIDAGKKTGRKLPVEPRQEEYRFESVTKDVPFDALYLNFHMCARDDKDYHAMDVISDILSRGNSARLHNRLVKEKRIFSEVNAFVMGDNDKGLFCVTGKISPGVKIGEAEEEVFSELKKLADEKVSDRELTKVKNKIESSLLFGEMGVLDKAMNLAFFELMGDAEMINTETVKYAAVTADDVQRLAKDVFRKTNCSSLHYLSSRKN, encoded by the coding sequence ATGATAAAATTTGAAAAATTCACTCTTGTAAACGGACTCAGAGTGATCGTGCATCGCGATGAGGCAACACCGCTTGCGTGCATCAACATTCTGTACGACGTGGGCGCGCGCGATGAAGATGAAAGTAAAACCGGGTTCGCGCATTTATTCGAACACCTCATGTTCGGCGGATCAATAAATATTTCTTCTTACGATGAACCGCTGCAGCGCGTGGGCGGAGATAACAATGCGTTCACCACGAACGATATCACCAATTATTATCTTACGCTTCCTGCAGAAAATCTTGAAACCGGTTTCTGGCTCGAGTCGGATCGAATGCTTTCATTGGCATTTTCAGAAAAAAGTTTAGAAGTGCAGCGCAGTGTGGTGATCGAAGAATTCAAACAACGTTACCTCAATCAACCTTATGGCGATTCGTGGTTGCTCATTCGCCCGCTCGCGTACAAGGTGCACCCGTACAAATGGGCGACGATAGGAAAAGAAATAAAACACATTGAAGATGCGCGGATGGAAGATGTAAAAGCATTTTTCAAAAAACATTATTGTCCTTCGAATGCGATCCTGGTGGTGGCGGGAAATGTGACGGCAGATGAAGTGAAAAAACTTTCTGAAAAATGGTTCGCGCCGATTGATGCCGGGAAAAAAACAGGAAGGAAACTTCCGGTGGAACCGCGGCAGGAAGAATACCGTTTTGAATCGGTTACGAAAGATGTTCCGTTCGATGCGCTGTACCTGAATTTTCACATGTGCGCGCGCGACGACAAAGATTATCATGCAATGGATGTGATCTCCGATATTCTTTCGAGGGGAAATTCGGCGCGGCTTCATAACCGGTTGGTTAAAGAAAAAAGAATTTTCAGCGAAGTGAATGCTTTTGTAATGGGCGATAATGATAAAGGATTATTCTGCGTGACCGGGAAGATCAGCCCGGGAGTGAAGATCGGCGAAGCCGAAGAAGAAGTTTTTTCTGAATTGAAAAAACTTGCTGACGAAAAGGTCAGTGATCGAGAATTGACGAAAGTGAAAAATAAAATAGAATCGTCTTTGCTGTTCGGTGAAATGGGTGTGCTTGATAAAGCAATGAACCTGGCGTTTTTTGAACTGATGGGCGATGCGGAAATGATCAATACGGAAACCGTGAAATATGCAGCCGTAACAGCCGATGATGTACAGCGCCTGGCGAAAGATGTTTTCCGGAAAACGAATTGTTCTTCGCTTCATTATTTATCCTCCAGAAAAAACTGA
- a CDS encoding XylR N-terminal domain-containing protein yields MSKKKSRTRTVKVPAEVSDLFENAEKVVDKYFRNLKMDPTKASIEVNGQRYLLVRASALSLEFLESIQRFYSDRGKEEAMLIGKNMLFDLAHLIGLSDAKNFHQQMKLKDPIAKLSAGPVHFAYTGWASVHILEESRPSPDKNYFLKYHHPYSFEADSWIRSGKKSDQPVCFMNAGYSSGWCEASFGISLTAVEIACKAKGDPHCTFIMAPPDQIEKYVKSEKQLSKKAKPKVPYFLERKKMEEQVKQSLVEKEMLLREIHHRVKNNLQVITSLLGLQSSLISDEHVKELFTQSQYRINSMAFVHEMLYQADDISRISFGDYLKKLVGGLVRSMKGEKNKVKLSISVPDINLSIDTAVPLGLMINEIITNSLKYGITDDHAGTITIKLIVEKGKKFRLTIGDNGAGYSEEKISSSSSLGLLLIRNLARQLEGTIEKEKRKGTHYTINFREIGHLK; encoded by the coding sequence GTGTCCAAAAAGAAATCCAGGACGAGAACGGTAAAAGTTCCCGCCGAAGTCAGTGATCTTTTCGAGAATGCAGAAAAGGTTGTGGATAAATACTTCCGTAATCTTAAAATGGATCCGACCAAAGCTTCCATTGAAGTGAACGGCCAGCGTTACCTGCTTGTGCGCGCATCTGCACTCTCGCTCGAGTTCCTCGAATCCATTCAACGTTTTTATTCCGACCGTGGAAAAGAAGAAGCAATGCTCATTGGTAAAAATATGCTTTTCGACCTGGCGCATCTCATCGGGCTCAGTGATGCAAAGAATTTCCATCAGCAGATGAAATTGAAAGATCCCATTGCAAAATTATCAGCCGGACCGGTACATTTTGCTTACACCGGCTGGGCGTCGGTTCACATTCTCGAAGAGAGCCGGCCGAGTCCCGATAAAAATTATTTTCTGAAATATCACCACCCTTATTCGTTTGAAGCCGACAGTTGGATCCGTTCCGGGAAAAAATCAGATCAGCCCGTATGTTTCATGAATGCAGGATATTCTTCGGGATGGTGCGAAGCGAGTTTCGGAATTTCGCTTACTGCTGTAGAGATCGCATGCAAAGCAAAAGGCGATCCGCATTGCACTTTCATTATGGCTCCACCCGACCAGATCGAGAAGTATGTGAAGAGTGAAAAGCAATTGAGCAAAAAAGCAAAACCAAAAGTTCCGTATTTCCTCGAGCGGAAAAAAATGGAAGAACAGGTGAAACAATCGCTCGTGGAAAAGGAAATGCTGCTTCGCGAAATTCATCATCGCGTAAAAAATAATTTGCAGGTGATCACCAGTCTGCTCGGATTGCAATCAAGTTTGATCTCCGATGAGCATGTGAAAGAACTTTTCACACAGAGCCAGTACCGCATCAATTCCATGGCGTTCGTTCATGAAATGCTTTACCAGGCCGATGATATTTCCCGGATCAGTTTCGGCGATTACCTGAAAAAATTAGTGGGCGGACTTGTGAGATCAATGAAGGGTGAAAAAAATAAAGTAAAACTCAGCATCAGCGTTCCCGATATAAACCTGAGTATCGATACAGCCGTTCCACTCGGGCTAATGATCAACGAGATCATCACCAATTCGCTGAAATACGGAATCACCGATGATCATGCGGGTACCATTACCATAAAACTTATAGTAGAAAAAGGAAAAAAATTCCGATTGACGATCGGTGATAATGGCGCAGGATATTCAGAAGAAAAAATAAGTTCATCTTCTTCACTCGGATTGCTGCTGATCAGGAATCTTGCCCGGCAACTGGAAGGAACTATTGAAAAAGAAAAAAGAAAAGGAACACATTACACTATCAATTTCCGCGAGATCGGACATTTAAAATAA
- the guaA gene encoding glutamine-hydrolyzing GMP synthase, which yields MHEKILILDFGSQYTQLIARRVRELNVYCEIHPYNKVPAINSSVKGVILSGSPFSVRDVNAPNPDISAYRKKIPVLGICYGAQLLASQNGGEVLPSKHREYGRANLAHVDDVDRLFRGVSHNSQVWMSHADTITKIPASFKVIASTSDVTYAGYAIEGEETWGIQFHPEVYHSTEGPALLKNFVVGICRCKQDWTPGSFINDTVEELKKKIGNDKVVMGLSGGVDSSVAALLLHKAIGKNLFCIFVDNGLLRKDEFTSVLDSYQHMGLNVKGVDAKKRFYSELEGEKDPEKKRKIIGRVFIEVFDTEAHAIKDVKWLGQGTIYPDVIESVSVGGPSQTIKSHHNVGGLPDTMKMQIVEPLRLLFKDEVRRVGDALGLEHNILHRHPFPGPGLGIRILGDVTEEKVRILQEADHIFIEGLKKHGLYRSVWQAGVILLPVQSVGVMGDERTYENAIALRAVTSTDGMTADWCHLPYEFLGKMSNEIINKVKGINRVVYDISSKPPATIEWE from the coding sequence ATGCATGAAAAAATTCTGATCCTCGATTTCGGATCGCAATACACACAACTCATCGCGCGTCGTGTGCGTGAGCTGAATGTTTACTGTGAAATTCATCCTTACAATAAAGTTCCTGCTATAAATTCATCGGTGAAAGGTGTTATTCTTTCCGGGAGCCCGTTCTCGGTGCGCGATGTAAATGCGCCGAACCCTGATATTTCTGCTTACCGAAAAAAAATTCCTGTGCTGGGTATTTGTTACGGAGCTCAATTACTCGCGTCGCAGAATGGAGGAGAAGTGTTGCCCTCGAAACATCGCGAGTATGGCCGTGCAAATCTCGCGCATGTGGATGATGTGGATCGCCTTTTCAGAGGAGTTTCTCATAATTCACAGGTGTGGATGTCGCATGCCGATACGATCACAAAAATTCCAGCTTCATTCAAAGTAATTGCAAGCACCAGTGATGTTACTTATGCCGGTTATGCCATTGAAGGAGAAGAAACCTGGGGAATTCAGTTTCATCCGGAAGTTTATCATTCCACCGAAGGCCCTGCCTTGCTGAAAAATTTTGTTGTTGGAATCTGTCGCTGCAAACAGGACTGGACGCCGGGAAGTTTTATTAATGACACGGTTGAAGAGTTGAAAAAGAAAATTGGTAATGATAAAGTGGTCATGGGACTTTCGGGTGGAGTTGATTCTTCTGTTGCCGCGTTACTGCTGCATAAAGCCATTGGAAAAAATCTCTTTTGCATTTTTGTTGATAATGGTTTACTGAGGAAAGATGAATTTACTTCCGTGCTTGATTCCTACCAGCACATGGGGCTGAATGTAAAAGGTGTGGACGCGAAAAAAAGATTTTACTCGGAACTCGAAGGAGAAAAAGATCCGGAGAAAAAAAGAAAAATAATCGGACGCGTTTTCATTGAAGTTTTTGATACAGAAGCACACGCGATAAAAGATGTAAAATGGCTGGGACAGGGAACCATTTATCCCGATGTGATCGAATCAGTTTCTGTGGGTGGCCCATCGCAAACTATCAAATCGCATCACAACGTTGGAGGATTACCCGATACAATGAAAATGCAAATTGTAGAACCGCTGCGTTTGCTTTTTAAAGATGAAGTGAGAAGAGTGGGCGATGCGCTTGGTTTAGAACATAATATTCTGCATCGTCATCCTTTTCCAGGGCCCGGACTCGGCATTCGCATTCTTGGCGACGTCACAGAAGAAAAGGTACGCATATTGCAGGAAGCAGATCATATATTCATTGAAGGATTGAAAAAACACGGGCTTTACCGTTCGGTGTGGCAGGCGGGAGTGATACTTCTTCCTGTGCAGAGCGTAGGCGTAATGGGCGACGAGCGCACGTACGAGAATGCGATCGCGTTGCGCGCGGTAACTTCCACCGATGGAATGACGGCCGACTGGTGCCATCTTCCTTATGAGTTTTTAGGAAAAATGAGTAATGAGATCATCAATAAAGTGAAAGGAATAAACCGCGTGGTGTACGATATCAGTTCGAAACCTCCGGCAACCATCGAGTGGGAATAA
- a CDS encoding insulinase family protein, with translation MQLNRTMAPEFREVGKISLLQPKELRLSNGIPLFLINAGDQEVVRIDFIFNAGTRFQSRTLVAGTASEMLEEGTKTKNAETIAEELDFFGAFTETELNQDTASFTLFTLNKHLSSTLPLAEDILVNASYPNEEFLIYSSNKRQQFVVDSEKVATLSRRKFNGLLFGEDHPYGRAAKLEDFDSLHENDIISFHEKFYSLKNCTIVVSGKIPDHLQQQLEMCFGKYSNGEVHNNSLPALAKLQQRIHTVEKEGAMQSSIRMGRSLFNKKHADYQKMLVLNTVLGGYFGSRLMANIREDKGYTYGIGSGIISLQEAGYFVISTEVGVDVTEAALKEIYVEIEKLQNDNIPESELDLVRNYMTGVFLRSTDGPFALADRFKGLMGYGLGYDYFSSYLETIRSVSANEIRDLAQKYLKKEDLIELVAGKRK, from the coding sequence ATGCAACTGAACAGAACGATGGCTCCCGAATTCCGCGAAGTGGGAAAAATTTCGCTCCTGCAACCGAAGGAACTCCGCCTGTCGAATGGTATTCCGCTTTTTCTCATCAATGCCGGTGACCAGGAAGTGGTGCGTATCGATTTTATTTTCAATGCGGGAACACGATTCCAGTCCAGAACGCTTGTTGCAGGAACTGCGAGTGAAATGCTGGAGGAAGGAACAAAAACAAAGAATGCGGAAACGATAGCCGAAGAACTTGATTTTTTCGGTGCATTCACAGAAACAGAATTGAACCAGGATACAGCCAGCTTTACTCTTTTTACACTTAACAAGCATCTTTCTTCAACACTCCCTCTTGCAGAAGATATTTTAGTTAATGCGTCGTACCCCAATGAAGAATTCCTGATATACAGTTCAAATAAACGACAGCAATTCGTGGTGGATTCTGAAAAAGTAGCTACACTTTCGAGACGTAAATTCAACGGCCTTCTTTTCGGTGAAGATCATCCTTATGGAAGAGCAGCGAAGCTCGAAGATTTCGATTCGCTCCATGAAAATGATATTATTTCATTCCATGAAAAATTCTATTCGCTCAAAAACTGCACGATCGTTGTAAGTGGGAAAATTCCGGATCATCTTCAACAACAATTAGAAATGTGTTTCGGGAAATATTCCAATGGGGAAGTGCATAATAATTCTTTGCCGGCTCTCGCAAAATTACAACAACGCATTCACACGGTTGAAAAAGAAGGGGCGATGCAATCCTCCATCCGCATGGGAAGAAGTTTGTTCAATAAAAAACATGCCGATTACCAGAAAATGCTTGTACTGAATACCGTGCTTGGCGGCTATTTCGGTTCGCGCCTGATGGCGAATATCCGCGAAGACAAAGGTTATACTTACGGAATTGGCTCGGGAATTATTTCACTGCAGGAAGCGGGATATTTTGTGATCTCCACCGAAGTGGGTGTGGATGTAACAGAAGCGGCGTTGAAAGAAATTTATGTGGAAATAGAAAAGTTGCAGAATGATAATATTCCTGAATCGGAATTGGATCTCGTGAGAAATTATATGACCGGCGTTTTCCTGCGCAGTACCGACGGGCCTTTCGCTCTTGCCGACCGTTTCAAAGGCCTGATGGGATACGGGCTCGGTTATGATTATTTTTCAAGTTATCTCGAAACGATCCGTTCTGTTTCTGCCAATGAGATCCGCGATCTTGCTCAGAAATATTTGAAGAAAGAAGATCTTATAGAGCTGGTTGCCGGGAAGAGGAAATAA
- the hemF gene encoding oxygen-dependent coproporphyrinogen oxidase, producing the protein MITKDSVSSAFRELQSAICTDLKKEDGGAEFSSENWERDGGGGGITKVIQYGAIIEKGGVNFSAVHGELPEKIMHALKVNDKNFFATGVSIVIHPSSPMVPIIHMNVRYFELADGTWWFGGGIDLTPIYVVEDDAVFFHRQLKKVCDKFDAKFYPCFRKNADEYFFIKHRNETRGIGGIFFDRLADRSKEDLFEFVMAVGNIFSQTYVEIIRRNRTKKYGEKEKKWQLIRRGRYVEFNLVYDKGTKFGLMTDGRTESILMSLPENASWIYNFVPGDGSEEEKTLALLKKGIDWANKPA; encoded by the coding sequence ATGATCACAAAAGATTCTGTTTCTTCTGCATTTCGCGAATTACAATCTGCGATCTGTACCGATCTTAAAAAAGAAGATGGTGGTGCGGAATTTTCTTCTGAGAATTGGGAGCGCGATGGCGGAGGCGGAGGGATTACAAAGGTCATTCAGTATGGAGCCATTATTGAAAAAGGCGGTGTGAATTTTTCTGCAGTGCACGGAGAACTTCCCGAAAAGATCATGCATGCATTGAAAGTGAATGATAAAAATTTTTTCGCAACCGGAGTTTCCATTGTCATTCATCCGTCAAGCCCGATGGTTCCGATCATTCACATGAATGTACGCTATTTTGAACTTGCGGATGGAACCTGGTGGTTCGGCGGAGGAATAGATCTTACGCCGATCTATGTTGTAGAAGATGATGCTGTTTTTTTTCACCGTCAATTGAAAAAGGTCTGCGACAAATTCGACGCAAAATTTTATCCGTGCTTCAGAAAAAACGCCGATGAATATTTTTTTATCAAACACCGGAATGAAACGCGTGGAATAGGAGGAATATTTTTCGATCGCCTCGCGGATAGAAGTAAAGAAGATCTATTCGAATTCGTAATGGCTGTTGGAAATATATTTTCGCAAACTTACGTCGAGATCATCCGCAGGAACCGAACAAAAAAATACGGGGAGAAGGAAAAGAAATGGCAATTGATTCGCCGCGGACGTTATGTGGAATTCAACCTGGTTTACGATAAAGGAACAAAGTTCGGGTTGATGACCGATGGCAGGACGGAATCAATATTGATGTCATTGCCAGAAAATGCATCGTGGATCTACAATTTTGTTCCTGGAGACGGATCAGAGGAAGAGAAGACGCTTGCCTTGCTTAAAAAGGGTATCGATTGGGCAAATAAACCGGCCTAA
- a CDS encoding nitronate monooxygenase, producing MENRIRQLFGIKYPIVQAGMIWCSGWELASAVSNAGGLGLIGSGSMYPEILREHIRKCNAATNNPFGVNVPLLYPDIDKHIAVILEEKVKIVFTSAGNPKTWTPKLKEHGIKVVHVVANVKFAQKSQEAGVDAVVAEGFEAGGHNGREETTTMVLIPMVKKEVDVPVIAAGGIASGRQMLAAMALGADAVQIGSRFAASKESSGHENFKNAIVHAHEGDTILTMKQLVPVRMIRNSFYKAIENAEHNGATTEELKKILGRARAKKGMFEGDMDEGELEIGQVSAMIKEIKPAAEIVKEIMNEFDSVKNEMCQ from the coding sequence ATGGAGAACAGGATCAGGCAACTTTTCGGAATAAAATATCCCATTGTGCAGGCAGGAATGATCTGGTGCAGCGGATGGGAACTGGCCTCCGCGGTGAGCAATGCGGGCGGACTCGGACTTATCGGTTCGGGCTCCATGTATCCCGAAATTCTTCGTGAACATATCAGGAAATGCAATGCGGCGACGAACAATCCTTTCGGTGTGAATGTTCCGCTTTTGTATCCTGATATTGATAAACATATAGCTGTTATTCTCGAGGAGAAAGTGAAAATAGTTTTTACTTCCGCAGGAAATCCGAAAACGTGGACACCGAAACTGAAAGAGCACGGAATAAAAGTGGTGCACGTGGTTGCCAATGTAAAATTTGCACAGAAGAGCCAGGAAGCAGGAGTGGATGCTGTAGTTGCAGAAGGATTTGAAGCGGGCGGACATAATGGAAGAGAAGAAACAACGACGATGGTGCTGATTCCTATGGTGAAAAAAGAAGTAGATGTTCCTGTGATCGCAGCAGGAGGAATTGCCTCAGGCCGACAGATGCTGGCGGCAATGGCGCTGGGCGCTGATGCTGTTCAGATCGGATCTCGTTTTGCTGCTTCGAAAGAATCGTCGGGACATGAGAATTTTAAAAATGCAATTGTGCATGCGCATGAAGGCGATACGATCCTCACGATGAAACAACTTGTGCCGGTGCGGATGATCAGGAATAGTTTTTACAAAGCGATAGAGAATGCGGAACATAATGGAGCAACTACCGAAGAGCTGAAAAAAATTCTCGGGCGCGCACGTGCGAAAAAAGGAATGTTTGAAGGTGATATGGATGAAGGCGAACTGGAAATAGGGCAGGTGAGCGCGATGATAAAAGAAATAAAACCTGCTGCCGAAATTGTAAAAGAAATTATGAATGAATTTGATTCGGTGAAAAATGAAATGTGCCAATGA